From Chthonomonas sp., the proteins below share one genomic window:
- a CDS encoding AHH domain-containing protein yields MKRQRLLSFALSALLLAQSIVPAFAGTPLSAATSLHLPEPIRTLGIVHEAHRKEDATNVLGAHSATLTNLSALYLVAAPSHQFVEQPAVAPAPSPNPQASIHVDLGTCVSIVSPSAGMDISNFFGPDISFAPSFTEGSTPMDTGFGPRYTHPYNNVFIVRNGSVGQTPAYPRFFDLVLPNGSKVFFENALNQIPTSSNPSIILDKVDGIGNEYALATWEYDFETSSTLVRLSQKDGGELIFGAGSPVDDGYSGITGESAYRLSKIVDKVGNFVTLHYTAEQRPVQVYVSATDNWQNIYHTVRNLTAIKNSQNETLLALATDGQGNYTSSTDIFGRKRIYSVDAETNYAKIEDRLLTTYELRSISQMGVAADTSLPIETEFVHGDFGGPNGLTYRRLTQVKSVNHAGNLSATTLGFDAENRVVTMDDSNNNRVEIEYGLDSATIKNLTAPVNGTRVLERKSSLRFDGFGQITETIDAAGQVTSSYVYAESSAPFKVTEARDSQNRVWSSAYDSLGNLKSTQTPRGLRTLINDGNGGNRIHKISRVNANLPNAPLIETPTQIIYNTGGNSQPLNTIKEVRSPIPGQVNTGNTQSTFINYRPTTPNNPSDVEGLVTSLVTPGNNAEAQHTVTLTYPQTAKKGQPSQVTNGATTNGVLEQVTFTYDARGNVVRTEDALGSVTDQEYNLADQPTISYTPQNLLNLGLRSKSETIYAYVGGPAIGGIIRDSANNVVRSTTLAFDTEWNVLNQSGSGEDWSATYNSFYAPRVFKDGNLSSTRTTYDLNGRPTLIQYPGTTATSGPDTIRITGYNLDGQVTQTIDGKGMTRQYNYDLIDGALASVVGGEAFSLSLDQLTGEVTAITDGSGTRSVTLDDLGNVLSTVTTYTSTPAVTFNYEFYPDGSRKKMINPAGTWVYSYDKSGRYTSMTSPLGTTTSSYYADGMQKQRSTPLGGITNYTFTPAKLLNQLTNLKGTTVLSEFSMNQFDGARNLKAWSQSIHPPGSGPQGAQFIGNTTYSRQADSGAILKDRLTQETSTRFGGFTENNAYDNADNPTTFRGQTRQFNLNNQLVGTGFAYDGNGNPTTYAGKTAVYDHNNRLTAFPNLANTTWSANYRADNLRAWSQASSTSTPSGRVYYYYDGGNAVLERSPSGFTYSINVFAPDGLVARNYNPPPVSPGPEEEDVESMVGQAYRGDYLFDWQGNATHIVCPEQLGPNGQPMATLIHSAYNAWGQKNFLYPSNFNNELHRFGYNARSGYRTDTETGLVYCQNRYYDPANGRWVTRDPIGYAGGINLYGYCGSGPVGAFDPLGLSWSDFFAGWGDTLTFGGTKYARKWLGEALGVGDANESVNYGSTAYGAGQVVGFANDLAIGGYGIAGRLAARASSRLVQAPLKLISAAPRVGRSSKLRHQMAMVGRAVQPGEHAHHIVAWAAKAAEPSRKVLQRLGINIDDAINGVALPASYHRRMHTIAYYKNVNARLAGATSREHAEQILRDIAEALFKDAYK; encoded by the coding sequence ATGAAACGTCAACGCCTTTTGTCTTTCGCCCTTAGTGCGCTTCTCCTTGCCCAGTCAATCGTGCCCGCATTCGCTGGAACTCCGTTGTCGGCGGCAACCTCGCTTCACTTGCCGGAGCCAATCCGGACGCTGGGGATCGTTCATGAGGCTCACCGAAAAGAAGACGCGACAAATGTGCTTGGCGCTCATTCTGCAACCCTCACAAATCTGTCCGCACTGTACCTTGTTGCAGCTCCAAGCCATCAGTTCGTCGAACAACCCGCGGTTGCCCCGGCACCGAGTCCCAATCCCCAAGCTTCCATTCATGTCGACTTAGGGACTTGCGTCAGCATCGTCAGCCCATCCGCAGGGATGGACATCTCTAACTTTTTCGGTCCCGATATTAGTTTTGCGCCCAGCTTTACGGAAGGCTCAACGCCCATGGACACGGGATTTGGTCCGAGATACACGCACCCTTACAACAATGTGTTCATTGTCCGCAATGGTAGTGTCGGACAAACTCCGGCGTACCCAAGGTTCTTCGATCTAGTCCTTCCTAACGGAAGTAAGGTGTTCTTTGAGAATGCCCTAAACCAGATTCCAACATCCTCAAATCCCTCGATCATCTTGGACAAGGTAGATGGCATTGGGAACGAGTACGCATTAGCGACCTGGGAGTATGACTTCGAAACATCTTCAACTCTCGTTCGCCTAAGCCAAAAGGACGGTGGTGAACTGATCTTCGGGGCTGGCAGTCCGGTTGATGATGGTTACTCAGGAATCACGGGAGAGTCGGCCTATCGCTTAAGCAAGATCGTCGACAAGGTTGGCAATTTCGTAACCCTCCACTATACAGCCGAGCAACGGCCAGTGCAGGTCTATGTCAGTGCTACGGATAATTGGCAAAACATCTATCATACGGTTCGTAACTTAACCGCGATCAAGAATTCTCAAAACGAAACTCTGCTCGCTCTTGCCACCGACGGCCAAGGGAACTACACAAGCAGCACCGATATTTTTGGCCGTAAGCGAATCTACAGTGTTGATGCCGAGACCAACTACGCAAAGATTGAAGATCGCCTGCTGACGACTTACGAACTTCGCTCAATTTCGCAGATGGGCGTTGCCGCTGATACAAGTCTGCCCATTGAAACGGAATTTGTTCATGGCGATTTCGGCGGTCCAAACGGGCTGACGTACCGGCGCCTCACGCAAGTCAAATCCGTAAATCACGCCGGCAATCTCAGCGCGACAACCCTCGGATTTGACGCCGAAAACCGCGTTGTAACGATGGATGACTCCAACAATAATCGGGTTGAGATCGAATACGGTCTGGATTCTGCAACGATCAAGAATCTGACGGCCCCGGTTAACGGCACGCGGGTTCTGGAGCGAAAGAGCTCGCTAAGATTTGACGGCTTTGGTCAGATCACTGAGACGATTGATGCTGCTGGCCAAGTAACATCCAGCTATGTTTACGCCGAAAGTAGTGCACCGTTTAAGGTAACCGAAGCTAGGGATTCGCAAAACCGGGTTTGGTCCAGCGCCTACGATTCGCTCGGGAACCTTAAGAGCACCCAAACTCCTCGCGGATTACGCACCCTGATCAATGATGGGAATGGCGGCAATCGAATTCATAAAATATCGCGAGTCAACGCAAACTTGCCGAATGCGCCATTAATTGAAACGCCGACTCAAATCATTTATAACACGGGCGGAAACTCTCAGCCCCTTAACACGATTAAGGAAGTTCGTTCGCCAATCCCTGGTCAAGTAAACACGGGTAACACCCAGTCCACCTTCATTAACTATCGTCCTACAACACCCAACAATCCATCTGACGTTGAGGGATTAGTCACAAGCTTGGTCACGCCTGGCAACAACGCCGAAGCGCAACATACCGTGACCCTGACATATCCGCAAACTGCGAAGAAAGGTCAACCAAGTCAAGTGACCAATGGTGCCACCACAAACGGCGTTCTGGAGCAAGTCACGTTCACTTACGATGCTCGCGGAAATGTCGTCCGCACAGAAGATGCCTTGGGCTCGGTGACTGATCAGGAATACAATCTTGCCGACCAACCTACAATCTCGTACACGCCGCAGAACCTCCTCAACCTGGGGCTGCGCTCGAAGTCCGAAACGATCTACGCCTACGTCGGAGGTCCTGCCATTGGCGGCATCATTCGTGATTCCGCCAATAATGTTGTTCGCAGCACCACTCTCGCGTTCGACACCGAATGGAATGTGTTGAACCAAAGCGGCTCGGGTGAAGACTGGTCCGCCACATATAACTCCTTCTATGCTCCCCGCGTGTTCAAGGATGGAAACCTCAGTTCGACGAGGACGACCTACGATCTAAACGGACGACCCACGCTGATTCAGTATCCTGGAACCACCGCCACGAGCGGTCCAGATACAATTCGGATCACTGGCTACAATCTGGATGGTCAAGTTACCCAAACCATTGATGGCAAGGGGATGACGCGTCAATACAATTACGACCTCATTGATGGTGCCCTTGCCAGCGTGGTCGGAGGAGAAGCCTTCTCGCTATCTCTGGACCAGCTCACGGGAGAAGTTACTGCAATCACAGATGGGAGCGGAACTCGCTCCGTCACGTTGGATGATCTGGGCAACGTCCTGTCGACGGTTACGACCTACACGTCCACGCCAGCCGTGACATTCAACTACGAGTTCTATCCGGACGGATCACGCAAGAAGATGATCAACCCGGCCGGAACATGGGTCTATTCGTACGACAAGTCCGGCCGCTATACGTCAATGACGTCACCGCTAGGAACAACGACCAGCAGTTACTATGCGGACGGCATGCAAAAGCAGCGCTCAACGCCACTGGGTGGGATCACAAATTACACGTTCACCCCAGCAAAACTGCTCAACCAGCTAACGAACCTCAAGGGCACGACTGTTCTTTCTGAGTTCTCGATGAACCAGTTCGATGGTGCTCGGAACCTCAAAGCTTGGTCGCAGTCCATCCACCCACCTGGCAGCGGTCCTCAAGGTGCGCAGTTTATCGGTAACACCACGTACTCGCGGCAAGCCGACTCAGGTGCGATCCTCAAGGATCGATTGACTCAGGAAACCAGCACCCGGTTTGGCGGATTTACCGAGAACAACGCGTACGATAATGCGGATAATCCCACGACTTTCCGCGGACAAACGCGCCAGTTCAACCTGAACAACCAGCTGGTCGGCACTGGATTTGCTTACGATGGAAACGGCAATCCAACCACCTACGCGGGCAAAACGGCGGTCTATGACCACAACAATCGACTCACTGCGTTCCCGAATCTTGCAAACACTACGTGGTCCGCAAATTACCGCGCGGACAATCTGCGAGCGTGGTCACAGGCGAGCAGTACGTCCACACCCTCGGGCCGCGTGTACTACTATTACGATGGCGGGAACGCGGTTCTGGAGCGTTCGCCGAGCGGGTTCACCTACTCCATTAACGTTTTCGCGCCCGACGGCCTCGTCGCCCGCAACTACAATCCGCCACCGGTAAGTCCGGGACCGGAGGAGGAGGACGTGGAGTCCATGGTCGGCCAAGCGTATCGCGGAGATTATCTCTTCGACTGGCAGGGCAATGCTACGCACATAGTGTGTCCGGAGCAACTCGGTCCGAACGGCCAACCAATGGCCACGTTAATCCACAGCGCGTATAACGCGTGGGGACAAAAGAACTTCCTCTACCCCAGCAACTTCAACAACGAGCTGCATCGCTTTGGCTACAACGCCAGGTCGGGGTACAGAACAGATACCGAAACGGGCTTGGTGTACTGCCAAAACCGATACTACGACCCCGCAAATGGGCGATGGGTCACCCGCGACCCCATCGGCTACGCGGGTGGGATTAACCTGTATGGGTACTGTGGTAGCGGGCCGGTAGGAGCTTTTGACCCCCTCGGCCTGTCTTGGTCTGACTTCTTCGCTGGTTGGGGCGATACTCTGACTTTTGGCGGGACAAAGTACGCTCGAAAGTGGCTCGGAGAGGCCCTCGGGGTTGGCGATGCCAACGAGTCCGTAAATTACGGTAGTACTGCGTACGGCGCTGGACAAGTTGTTGGGTTCGCCAATGACCTTGCGATTGGCGGATATGGAATTGCTGGCCGTTTAGCAGCACGTGCCAGTTCACGGTTGGTGCAAGCACCTCTGAAGCTTATATCCGCCGCTCCCCGAGTCGGTCGAAGCAGCAAACTTAGGCACCAAATGGCTATGGTAGGGCGTGCCGTGCAACCGGGGGAACACGCACACCATATCGTCGCGTGGGCTGCAAAGGCAGCTGAACCATCAAGGAAAGTTCTCCAACGCCTCGGAATAAACATCGACGATGCCATCAATGGCGTGGCCCTTCCAGCCTCGTATCATAGAAGAATGCACACGATCGCGTATTACAAAAACGTCAACGCAAGGTTAGCTGGCGCAACTTCGAGGGAACACGCTGAGCAAATTCTTCGAGATATTGCTGAGGCTCTCTTTAAAGATGCTTACAAGTAG